One region of Acropora muricata isolate sample 2 chromosome 13, ASM3666990v1, whole genome shotgun sequence genomic DNA includes:
- the LOC136894987 gene encoding uncharacterized protein: MVAHQSTLHGGVGLTLTKVHELYWVPVIKKCYGRKRFQAVALKSPPPGNIPRDRTEGRAAFQVIGVDFAGPLKYRKGKKNESKAYIVLYACSLTRGISLELLPNMETTEFITSLKRFIAHRGRPEKIYSANDKTFVGAANLLKTIMHDKKVHDYLAKHRIMWQFNLSRAPWWGGQFGRLIGLVKRALYPSPSVVAY, translated from the coding sequence ATGGTTGCTCATCAGTCCACACTCCATGGGGGAGTTGGACTCACTCTAACAAAGGTGCACGAACTGTACTGGGTACCGGTGATTAAGAAATGCTATGGACGGAAAAGATTCCAGGCAGTCGCATTAAAAAGCCCACCTCCTGGAAATATTCCGAGAGATCGAACTGAGGGAAGAGCAGCATTTCAAGTGATCGGTGTTGACTTCGCCGGCCCTCTAAAGTACCGAAAGGGAAAGAAGAACGAAAGCAAGGCATACATTGTACTCTACGCTTGTAGCCTAACACGTGGAATCTCTTTAGAGTTGCTGCCAAACATGGAGACTACAGAATTCATTACCAGTTTGAAGAGGTTTATCGCACACCGGGGACGTCCAGAAAAGATCTATTCCGCCAATGACAAAACGTTTGTTGGCGCTGCGAACCTTCTCAAGACCATCATGCATGACAAGAAAGTTCACGATTACCTGGCGAAGCACAGAATAATGTGGCAATTCAACTTAAGCAGGGCTCCCTGGTGGGGAGGACAGTTCGGACGGCTAATCGGACTGGTCAAACGAGCACTGTATCCAAGTCCATCGGTGGTGGCTTACTGA
- the LOC136894986 gene encoding uncharacterized protein gives MSSPGSQVVDSINEEELSISALTERDQVDKDHINVVQEQSEPEPRITRVRTLTEKGQAYQDQRQREHEKDEDQLIKKFHETYDAWETQAIYIESFMAKQLPLSQIEKEEAILRLKNLYDKTEKIYDKIRNDRAPGQETRQKMDKCDALTHTLERKFIRGESAASRNEEDVRSVRSRSSRASRRSGRSRTSRSSKAPSVIDVKRADAAAELAVREVEFNILKEEAKHKEATVRIEAELKTKLAQRKLKLEQLEAKKQIEIARAKLRAYQEVKEFTDELDSVEDDPLDPSPISIDFETEAASLHQPQERGHSASDGNTPNPTTQPANQPQDVHQFPVEGETNHPVYVQPQASSANVDNVTSIVSAIADSFSMSRLPAPEPTIFRGEPILYPDWKASFHALIHRKNLPSSDKMYYLKRYVSGSAKEAINGLFLQGSSAEAYERAWNILDERFGHPFIVTNAYRDKLRKWPKISSKDHQGLRRFADFLLSTETAMQIIENLNVLNDYMENQKLLTKLPEWLVSRWNREATRKMKEEKKYPDFKTFTTFISAEADLLCNPISSCHVVKELERATDSTRQEPNPNYEAKRFVNDTKTTEESSKEPKRTSKPQLQCPFCKMTDHLLNACVTFRAETRENKLNFVKERGLCFGCLRKGHMSIDCKKRLTCATCHKNHPTCLHEERYAKKPEEKKRSEEQESTNVRKTTSCTSQGAPSVSTSMIVPVWLSSLSKPDNEVLVYAILDTQSDATFILKETCEELDTETQPTKLRLSTITSQDSFVDSQRVSSLQVRGYNSNLKIPIPVAFTSTSIPADEDHIPTKSTAKNWEHLRPIESKMYDLLDCNVGLLIGYDCSQALTPREVLAGNNSEPYGIKTDLGWSIVGGSDVRSEQSLCHKVAVREIPAVTMTDIIRVLESDFQGDKDDKKTSQEDLNFLKIMEEGIERTRNGHYEMPLPFKERPVLPNNHLMALTRLEHLKRKFLKNSRYKEDYVKFMNEVLSRGDAEEAPMLAQEGLKWYIPHHGVYHPKKNKIRVVFDCSARFKGTSLNDHLLSGPDLTNSLVGVLCRFRKYPYAISCDVEKMFHQFIVRENDRDYLRFLWWLNGDVEKEPKEYRMKVHLFGATSSPGCASYGLKYMACQEKEAHPLAAQFIMHDFYVDDGLASVESAQQAKDLIQGAREICEKGGLRLHKFVSNDFQVLESVPKGERAVDVILNLPSDQLPIERVLGIQWLVGLDYFKFSIILKDQPLTRRGVLATVASVYDPLGFLAPLVLKAKKILQEICNRGVSWDEPLPEEVRPRWEHWKCDLLRLNELQIPRCFESKTLNGKKTYELHNFADASTSGYGQCSYLRVKDEDENVHVSLVMGKSRVAPTKITTIPRLELTAAVVSAKVAVMVQEELNYTKLKQYFWTDSKVVLGYINNDAKRFHTFVANRVQVIRSNTDTKEWRYIDTKNNPADYASRGLNAEELMKSNWFNGPSFLWEKEIPSCKEEIPNIQIGDPEVKATVRAATVKESFSLIDCVSRFSSWTKAVGVVSYLKRPFKKNKPKTVATTVAERQDAERHIFKEIQRKAFKNEIASLSRKEQNAKISRQSSLLKLDPFIDEEGLIRVGGRLENSTLPFEVKHPIVLPRSSQVTDLIIDHFHKKVKHQGKGMTMNEIRSNGLWILSLNAAVASYIYKCVQCRRQRRPTEGQKMANLPKDRVESAPPFTYCGMDCLGPFTIKEGRRELKKYAVIFTCMSSRAVHIEHLDDMTTDAFINALRCFTAIRGPVQQLRSDQGSNFVGARNELANATKELDKDRIQTYLTTNRCEFVTNVPCSSHWGGVWERQIRTTRSILNTILNDYKGRLDTSSLRTFLYEVMAIVNSRPLTYQCLNDPKSLEPLTPNHLLTMKNKTLLPPPGNFVKEEVYARKRWRRVQFLAEQFWSRWRKEYLINLSLRQKWFLPKRNLKIGDVVIVQDEVPRNEWPLGLVVETSTNQEGLVRAVKVKVKLGSRNPQKGSDTTCSVVERPVQKVVLLMEGVD, from the coding sequence ATGTCTAGCCCAGGAAGTCAAGTAGTAGATTCAATTAATGAAGAAGAGTTATCGATTTCTGCGCTGACCGAACGCGATCAAGTAGATAAAGATCATATAAACGTAGTGCAAGAGCAGTCGGAGCCTGAACCGCGAATTACTAGAGTTCGAACACTCACCGAAAAGGGCCAAGCCTATCAAGACCAGCGCCAAAGAGAGCATGAGAAGGATGAAGATCAGCTCATTAAGAAATTTCACGAAACGTACGACGCGTGGGAAACGCAAGCAATATATATCGAGTCGTTCATGGCTAAACAGTTGCCGTTGTCCcaaatagaaaaagaagaagcgaTTCTCCGTTTGAAGAATCTTTACGATAAAACCGAGAAGATATACGATAAAATACGGAACGATCGGGCTCCAGGGCAGGAAACTCgtcagaaaatggacaaatgtGATGCCCTGACCCACAcactggaaagaaaatttatcagAGGCGAGTCAGCTGCGTCACGCAACGAAGAAGATGTAAGATCCGTTCGAAGTAGATCGAGCAGGGCATCCAGAAGGTCAGGTCGATCACGAACGAGTCGGTCATCAAAGGCACCTTCTGTCATCGACGTAAAAAGGGCCGATGCTGCCGCTGAGTTGGCTGTTAGAGAAGTCGAATTTAACATCCTAAAGGAAGAAGCAAAGCACAAGGAAGCCACCGTAAGAATCGAAGCGGAACTCAAAACAAAACTAGCGCAGAGGAAACTGAAGCTGGAACAATTGGAAGCCAAGAAACAAATAGAAATAGCAAGAGCGAAGCTAAGGGCGTATCAAGAAGTCAAAGAGTTCACGGATGAGCTGGACTCAGTTGAAGATGATCCTTTGGACCCTTCGCCAATCTCGATAGACTTCGAGACGGAAGCTGCGTCCTTACATCAGCCTCAAGAACGCGGACATTCAGCATCAGATGGAAACACTCCAAATCCAACCACGCAGCCCGCTAACCAACCTCAGGACGTCCATCAATTTCCCGTGGAAGGTGAAACCAACCATCCAGTTTACGTTCAACCACAAGCGTCATCAGCGAACGTAGATAATGTCACCTCGATCGTCTCAGCGATAGCTGATTCATTTAGCATGAGTCGCCTCCCAGCACCTGAACCGACCATCTTCAGAGGTGAGCCCATCCTTTATCCAGATTGGAAGGCGTCCTTTCATGCCCTCATACACCGAAAGAACTTACCGTCAAGCGATAAGATGTATTACTTGAAACGATATGTGAGTGGATCTGCCAAAGAAGCTATTAACGGACTTTTCCTACAAGGTTCATCAGCAGAAGCCTACGAACGAGCGTGGAACATTCTAGACGAGAGGTTTGGTCATCCGTTCATAGTAACAAATGCGTACAGAGACAAACTACGAAAATGGCCCAAGATCAGTTCGAAAGATCACCAGGGTCTCAGAAGATTTGCTGATTTCCTACTAAGTACGGAAACCGCTATGCAGATAATCGAGAATCTAAACGTCTTGAATGACTACATGGAAAACCAAAAGCTACTCACCAAATTACCAGAATGGCTTGTTTCACGGTGGAACAGAGAAGccacaagaaaaatgaaagaagaaaagaagtatCCAGATTTCAAGACCTTCACAACCTTCATCAGTGCTGAAGCAGATCTCTTATGCAATCCTATTTCATCGTGTCACGTTGTGAAAGAGTTGGAAAGGGCAACAGACAGCACTCGCCAGGAGCCAAATCCGAACTACGAAGCCAAAAGATTTGTTAATGACACCAAGACGACGGAAGAAAGTTCCAAAGAGCCAAAGAGAACCTCAAAGCCACAACTGCAATGTCCATTCTGTAAAATGACTGACCATCTGTTGAATGCCTGCGTAACGTTTAGGGCGGAGACACgcgaaaacaaactgaattttgtcaaagaaagggGCCTTTGTTTCGGATGCCTGAGGAAAGGGCATATGTCTATTGATTGTAAGAAGAGGCTGACCTGTGCGACGTGTCACAAGAATCACCCCACCTGTCTTCACGAAGAGAGATACGCTAAGAAgccagaagaaaagaagagaagtgAAGAACAGGAATCCACCAATGTTCGCAAAACTACTTCATGTACATCGCAAGGCGCCCCCAGCGTCAGCACCTCTATGATAGTTCCTGTGTGGCTGTCATCATTATCGAAGCCCGACAACGAAGTACTGGTTTATGCAATTTTAGACACGCAAAGCGATGCTACGTTTATACTCAAGGAAACCTGCGAAGAGCTCGATACAGAAACCCAGCCAACTAAGCTTCGACTGAGCACCATCACAAGTCAGGACTCATTCGTAGACAGCCAAAGGGTCTCGAGTCTTCAAGTAAGAGGATATAATTCTAATCTCAAGATTCCTATTCCGGTCGCTTTCACAAGTACATCTATTCCCGCCGATGAAGACCACATCCCTACTAAGTCCACAGCTAAGAACTGGGAACACTTAAGACCAATTGAAAGCAAAATGTATGACCTACTCGATTGCAATGTTGGGTTGCTTATTGGATATGACTGCTCGCAAGCGTTAACCCCAAGAGAAGTTCTTGCTGGTAACAACAGTGAACCGTACGGCATTAAAACTGATCTTGGATGGAGTATCGTTGGTGGAAGTGATGTAAGAAGTGAACAGTCCCTCTGCCACAAGGTTGCAGTGAGAGAAATACCCGCTGTAACAATGACTGATATTATTCGAGTCCTTGAATCAGATTTTCAGGGAGATAAGGATGATAAGAAGACTTCTCaagaagatttgaatttcctaAAGATTATGGAAGAAGGAATTGAGAGGACCAGAAACGGACACTACGAAATGCCACTGCCATTCAAGGAACGACCTGTTTTGCCTAACAACCATTTAATGGCGTTGACTCGTCTTGAACATCTCAAGCGAAAGTTCCTGAAGAATTCAAGGTATAAAGAAGATTACGTCAAATTTATGAATGAAGTATTGAGCAGGGGTGATGCCGAAGAAGCACCAATGCTTGCGCAAGAAGGACTGAAGTGGTACATACCCCATCATGGCGTCTAccacccaaagaaaaacaaaatcagagTTGTATTTGATTGTTCAGCAAGATTTAAAGGAACTTCTTTGAACGATCATTTACTCAGTGGACCCGACCTTACAAACAGTTTGGTGGGAGTACTATGCAGGTTCAGAAAATACCCTTACGCTATTAGTTGTGACGtggagaaaatgtttcatcagttCATCGTGCGAGAAAACGACCGCGATTATCTGCGTTTTCTTTGGTGGCTCAATGGCGATGTTGAGAAAGAGCCCAAAGAGTACAGAATGAAAGTACATTTGTTCGGAGCAACATCGTCACCTGGTTGTGCCAGCTATGGCCTCAAATATATGGCATGTCAAGAGAAAGAAGCGCACCCCTTAGCAGCTCAGTTCATTATGCATGATTTCTACGTGGACGACGGATTGGCCAGCGTTGAATCCGCACAGCAAGCCAAAGACCTCATCCAAGGAGCTCGTGAGATTTGTGAGAAGGGTGGACTTCGTCTtcacaagtttgtttcaaaCGATTTTCAAGTTCTCGAATCAGTACCAAAAGGTGAAAGAGCAGTTGATGTAATCCTGAATCTACCGTCCGACCAACTTCCGATAGAGAGAGTGCTTGGTATTCAGTGGTTAGTGGGGTTAGACTACTTCAAATTCTCAATTATCCTAAAGGATCAGCCCTTGACTAGAAGAGGAGTGCTGGCAACCGTAGCTTCCGTTTATGATCCCCTTGGATTCCTGGCGCCTTTGGTCctaaaggcaaagaagataTTGCAAGAAATTTGCAACCGAGGTGTCAGCTGGGACGAGCCTCTACCTGAAGAAGTTCGGCCAAGGTGGGAGCATTGGAAATGCGATCTTCTACGTCTGAATGAATTACAAATTCCAAGATGCTTTGAGTCGAAGACTCTAAATGGAAAGAAGACCTATGAATTGCACAATTTTGCTGACGCAAGCACGTCTGGATACGGACAATGTTCCTATCTGAGAGTTAAGGATGAAGACGAAAACGTGCATGTCTCATTGGTAATGGGAAAGTCCCGCGTCGCTCCAACGAAGATTACCACGATACCAAGATTGGAGCTTACCGCTGCAGTTGTTTCAGCAAAGGTTGCCGTGATGGTTCAGGAAGAATTAAATTACACTAAGCTGAAACAGTACTTTTGGACTGATTCTAAGGTAGTACTTGGCTACATAAACAACGACGCCAAAAGATTCCACACGTTTGTTGCCAACAGAGTACAAGTAATCAGGTCTAACACTGACACCAAAGAATGGCGATACATTGATACCAAGAACAATCCAGCAGATTACGCCTCCAGAGGTTTAAATGCAGAAGAACTAATGAAATCCAATTGGTTCAATGGACCTTCATTTCTATGGGAGAAAGAAATCCCGTCTTGTAAAGAAGAAATTCCTAACATTCAAATTGGAGACCCGGAAGTTAAGGCCACTGTGCGCGCGGCTACAGTCAAGGAATCCTTCAGCCTCATCGATTGCGTATCACGATTTTCCAGCTGGACGAAGGCAGTGGGAGTGGTTTCATACCTTAAGAGACCTTTCAAGAAGAACAAGCCAAAAACAGTCGCCACTACAGTAGCCGAACGACAAGATGCCGAGAGGCACATCTTCAAAGAGATACAACGCAAAGCTTTCAAGAATGAAATTGCAAGTCTAAGTCGCAAGGAACAGAACGCCAAGATTTCAAGGCAAAGTTCCCTACTAAAGTTGGACCCTTTCATCGATGAAGAGGGATTGATAAGAGTTGGTGGAAGACTGGAAAATTCTACCTTGCCCTTTGAAGTTAAACACCCAATAGTCCTACCAAGGAGTTCCCAAGTAACTGATCTAATCATCGATCACTTTCACAAGAAGGTCAAGCATCAAGGAAAGGGAATGACCATGAACGAAATTCGTTCCAATGGACTATGGATACTAAGTCTTAATGCCGCAGTAGCTTCGTACATTTATAAATGTGTGCAATGTCGACGTCAGAGACGACCAACGGAAGGCCAAAAGATGGCAAATCTTCCCAAAGACAGAGTAGAGTCAGCTCCGCCATTTACATACTGTGGAATGGATTGTTTGGGACCATTCACCATTAAGGAAGGAAGAAGGGAGTTGAAGAAATATGCGGTAATATTTACTTGCATGAGTTCCCGAGCAGTGCACATAGAGCATCTAGACGACATGACAACTGATGCCTTCATCAACGCTTTGAGATGCTTTACTGCTATTCGAGGACCCGTCCAGCAGCTAAGATCCGACCAAGGCTCCAATTTCGTAGGAGCAAGGAATGAACTCGCAAACGCCACTAAAGAGCTGGACAAGGACAGGATTCAAACCTATTTGACGACCAATCGCTGCGAATTTGTCACGAATGTTCCCTGTTCCAGTCACTGGGGAGGAGTATGGGAAAGACAGATTAGAACTACAAGAAGCATCCTAAACACCATCCTTAACGATTATAAGGGAAGGCTTGATACGTCTTCGCTTCGCACTTTCTTGTATGAAGTCATGGCCATAGTCAACAGTCGACCATTGACCTACCAATGCCTGAATGACCCGAAGAGTTTAGAGCCTTTAACTCCGAATCATCTGCTAACGATGAAGAATAAGACACTTCTTCCACCTCCCGGCAATTTCGTTAAAGAAGAAGTGTACGCACGAAAGCGATGGCGACGAGTTCAGTTTCTGGCAGAGCAGTTCTGGAGTAGGTGGAGAAAGGAGTACCTCATCAACCTGAGTTTGCGACAGAAATGGTTCCTGCCGAAAAGGAATCTCAAGATAGGAGACGTCGTTATTGTGCAAGATGAAGTTCCAAGAAATGAGTGGCCTCTTGGTTTAGTGGTGGAGACTTCAACGAATCAGGAAGGTCTCGTTCGTGCAGTAAAAGTAAAGGTCAAGTTGGGATCCAGAAACCCCCAGAAAGGAAGCGATACCACATGCTCCGTTGTCGAGAGACCAGTACAGAAAGTTGTTCTCCTTATGGAAGGCGTGGACTAA